From Candidatus Omnitrophota bacterium, the proteins below share one genomic window:
- a CDS encoding HEPN domain-containing protein gives MRITFKDCVVKKRIFYFKSSKHLIKPEPEEAVSDLSTAEKEFSESGFKWATVKAYYSMFHSARALLYSRGYREKGHFCLYLAIKELFVKENKLDSSLVEAFNTGMILREEADYKRTFSEKSASAIIKSAGKFLKAAKAILKA, from the coding sequence ATGAGGATAACCTTTAAAGATTGCGTTGTTAAAAAACGAATATTCTATTTTAAATCATCCAAGCACCTGATAAAACCTGAACCCGAAGAAGCTGTAAGTGATTTAAGCACAGCCGAAAAAGAATTCTCTGAAAGCGGCTTTAAGTGGGCTACCGTCAAAGCCTATTATTCAATGTTTCATTCTGCGCGGGCTCTTCTTTATTCCCGCGGCTACAGAGAAAAAGGGCATTTCTGCCTTTACTTGGCTATAAAAGAATTATTCGTTAAAGAAAATAAACTAGACTCTTCCTTGGTCGAAGCCTTTAACACCGGTATGATTTTGCGGGAAGAGGCCGACTACAAAAGGACGTTTTCGGAAAAGAGCGCTTCCGCAATAATAAAAAGTGCGGGTAAATTCCTTAAAGCGGCAAAAGCCATATTAAAGGCTTAA
- a CDS encoding type II secretion system GspH family protein, with product MKRTHSINKGFTLIELLVVIAIVGVLIALLAPAIASTREKSQIAACMNNMKQISMAAFMYADDHNSVIPDVSDTATYTQETENVYRCPRDTRQGVGIDKPSYTAYQYTPASLLPSSVNGLFSEAVLYLESDEAGIKDKSEITKNDVAYRHDNRTVVVFADGHIFSCNNQQIGAILLTGSKGIE from the coding sequence ATGAAAAGAACTCATAGCATAAACAAAGGATTTACACTTATCGAACTTCTGGTAGTGATAGCGATTGTAGGTGTCCTTATTGCGCTTTTGGCTCCCGCAATAGCGAGCACCCGCGAAAAGTCCCAAATAGCCGCCTGCATGAACAATATGAAACAGATAAGTATGGCCGCTTTCATGTATGCCGACGATCATAACTCGGTTATTCCTGATGTCTCTGATACCGCCACCTATACGCAGGAGACCGAGAACGTATATAGGTGTCCCCGGGACACACGGCAGGGCGTGGGGATTGATAAGCCGTCTTATACGGCATATCAATACACCCCCGCCAGCCTGCTGCCGTCGTCAGTAAACGGCCTATTTTCAGAGGCAGTGCTGTATCTTGAAAGCGATGAAGCGGGAATAAAAGATAAATCCGAGATAACAAAAAATGACGTTGCTTATAGGCACGATAATAGAACAGTGGTAGTATTTGCCGATGGCCATATTTTCTCATGCAATAATCAGCAGATAGGCGCGATATTGCTTACCGGAAGCAAAGGAATAGAATAG